A region from the Lates calcarifer isolate ASB-BC8 linkage group LG2, TLL_Latcal_v3, whole genome shotgun sequence genome encodes:
- the LOC127143629 gene encoding inositol 1,4,5-triphosphate receptor associated 2-like — protein sequence MSDGNDVWESPGCGTRDEDRKDSSGFSEHELLDIMYNTCNTSSSGEVLASTIVQYLQTMTAQSPEQDRLAALRRLLDPDCQDPHVSRETFHATMREWIAQCSQDSSDVEGSHVSWPDSAKVPVNGLDFSCSQSKAASSENHQCSCDGKDLLGTVAELKHAHRKLSEQNSGLLRTVAQCEDVNLQLTLEITDLRAKLASAQRSAVRVRSLTEELEETRRAFKEAQERAARSQTSCTKLSNEVECLKVHIRRLEDKVT from the exons ATGTCGGACGGCAACGATG TGTGGGAGTCTCCCGGCTGTGGGACGAGGGACGAGGACAGAAAAGACTCGAGTGGATTCTCTGAACACGAACTCCTCGACATCATGTATAATACATGTAACACCTCCAGCTCAG GAGAGGTGTTGGCCTCCACCATCGTGCAGTACCTGCAGACCATGACGGCTCAGAGTCCGGAGCAGGACAGACTGGCCGCCCTGAGACGGCTGCTCGACCCGGACTGTCAGGACCCGCATGTGAGCAGAGAGACTTTCCACGCCACCATGAGAGAGTGGATCGCCCAGTGCAGCCAGGACAG ctctgatgtGGAGGGCAGCCATGTGTCTTGGCCAGACTCTGCTAAAGTGCCTGTAAATG GGCTGGATTTCTCATGTTCTCAGAGCAAAGCGGCGTCCTCGGAAAACCACCAGTGTTCCTG CGATGGAAAAGACCTGTTAGGCACCGTGGCCGAACTGAAGCACGCTCACCGCAAGCTGAGCGAGCAGAACAGCGGCCTGCTGAGGACGGTGGCTCAGTGTGAGGACGTGAACCTGCAGCTCACTCTGGAGATCACTGACCTGAGAGCAAAGCTGGCCAG TGCTCAGCGGTCAGCAGTGAGAGTCAGATCCCTGACAGAAGAACTGGAGGAGACCCGCCGGGCCTTTAAAGAGGCCCAGGAGAGAGCCGCTCGCTCCCAGACCAGCTGCACCAAACTG AGCAATGAGGTCGAATGCCTGAAGGTTCACATCAGGAGGCTTGAAGATAAGGTGACGTAG
- the ctr9 gene encoding RNA polymerase-associated protein CTR9 homolog, giving the protein MSRGSIEIPLRDTDEVIELDFDQLPEGDEVISILKQEHTQLHIWIALALEYYKQGKTEDFVKLLEAARIDGNLDYRDHEKDQMTCLDTLAAYYVQQARKEKNKDAKKELITQATLLYTMADKIIMYDQNHLLGRACFCLLEGDKMDQADAQFHFVLNQSTNNIPALLGKACISFNKKDYRGALAYYKKALRTNPGCPAEVRLGMGHCFVKLNKLEKARLAFGRALELNSKCVGALVGLAVLELNNKEADSIKNGVQLLSRAYTIDPSNPMVLNHLANHFFFKKDYSKVQHLALHAFHNTEVEAMQAESCYQLARSFHVQEDYDQAFQYYYQATQFASSTFVLPFFGLGQMYVYRRDKENAAQCFEKVLKAYPNNYETMKILGSLYATSDDQEKRDIAKGHLKKVTEQYPDDVEAWIELAQILEQTDIQGALSAYGTATRILQEKVQADVPPEILNNLGALHFRLGNLGEAKKYFLASLDRAKAEGEHDEHYYNAISVTTSYNLARLYEAMCEFHEAEKLYKNILREHPNYVDCYLRLGAMARDKGNFYEASDWFKEALQINQDHPDAWSLIGNLHLAKQEWGPGQKKFERILKQPSTQNDTYSMLALGNVWLQTLHQPTRDREKEKRHQDRALAIYKQVLRNDAKNLYAANGIGAVLAHKGYFREARDVFAQVREATADISDVWLNLAHIYVEQKQYISAVQMYENCLKKFYKYQNTEVLLYLARALFKCGKLQECKQMLLKARHVAPSDTVLMFNVALVLQRLATLVLKDEKSNLKAVLSAVKELELAHRYFSYLSKAGDKMRFDLALAASEARQCSDLLSQAQYHVARARKQDEEEKELRAKQEQERDLLRQQMLKEQEEKRNREAEEQKKLLEQRALYVEKTKNLLTFAEGSKEMPKEKKKGGSGGGGGRRKKGGDMDEFVNDDSDEDLPVKKKKKRKGGSGSEQEEVEDGERKKQKRRRPKTGDDDSDDEEGGSRPKKQRKPKERKRIEKPQPERLPPSLKGKIKSKAIISSSESSSDEDGLKIAEDRHQRDSGSGSDDEGGHRKRIASDSDSDGGRNRSGSEAGSPRRSVGSEDDDSGSDRPVKKRRVQRQSDSEQSDNESKRSRSGSDEESRPGSPAAPSDRGSDRGSEAGSDNEGSPRRSDNGSEPEGSNNDDDDSD; this is encoded by the exons ATGTCTCGGGGCTCCATTGAGATCCCTCTACGGGACACAGACGAG GTTATCGAGCTCGACTTTGACCAGCTGCCAGAAGGAGACGAGGTCATCAGTATCCTGAAGCAGGAGCACACGCAGCTGCACATATGGATCGCTCTGGCG CTGGAGTACTACAAACAGGGCAAGACAGAGGACTTTGTGAAGCTTTTAGAGGCGGCTCGAATCGATGGAAACCTCGACTACAGAGACCATGAGAAAGACCAGATGACCTGTCTGGACACATTGGCAGCTTATTACGTCCAGCAagcaagaaaagagaaaaacaaagatgccAAGAAAGAGCTCATCACGCAGGCCACGCTGCTCTACACGATGGCAGACAAGATCATCATGTATGATCAG AACCATTTGTTGGGGAGAGCGTGTTTCTGCCTGCTGGAAGGAGACAAGATGGACCAGGCCGACGCTCAGTTCCACTTTGTCCTCAATCAGTCCACCAATAACATCCCCGCTCTGCTCG GTAAGGCTTGCATCTCCTTCAACAAGAAGGATTACAGAGGAGCGCTGGCGTACTACAAGAAGGCTCTACGTACAAACCCCGGCTGCCCAG ccgAGGTGAGGCTCGGGATGGGTCACTGTTTCGTCAAGCTCAACAAACTGGAGAAAGCTCGTTTGGCTTTCGGTCGAGCCCTGGAGCTTAATTCAAAGTGCGTGGGAGCTCTGGTTGGTTTGGCCGTTTTAGAGCTCAACAACAAGGAGGCGGACTCCATCAAGAACGGAGTGCAGCTCCTGTCGCGGGCCTACACCATCGACCCCAGCAACCCCATGGTGCTCAACCACCTCGCCAACCACTTCTTCTTCAAAAAG GACTACAGTAAAGTGCAGCATCTGGCCCTCCATGCTTTCCATAACACAGAGGTCGAAGCCATGCAGGCTGAGAGCTGCTACCAGTTAGCTCGCTCGTTTCACGTGCAG gaGGACTACGACCAGGCGTTTCAGTATTACTACCAGGCCACGCAGTTCGCCTCGTCCACCTTTGTGCTGCCCTTCTTCGGCCTGGGACAGATGTACGTGTATCGAAGAGACAAGGAGAACGCAGCCCAGTGCTTTGAAAAGGTTTTAAAGGCCTACCCCAACAACTACGAGACTATGAAGATCCTGGGGTCTCTCTATGCAACATCTGACGATCAGGAAAAGAGAGACATCGCCAAA GGTCACCTGAAGAAGGTGACGGAGCAGTACCCAGACGACGTGGAGGCGTGGATCGAGCTGGCTCAGATCCTGGAGCAGACCGACATCCAAGGAGCACTGTCCGCTTACGGCACGGCCACCCGCATCCTGCAGGAGAAGGTGCAGGCCGACGTTCCCCCCGAGATCCTCAACAACCTGGGGGCTCTTCACTTCAGACTGGGCAACCTGGGGGAGGCCAAG AAATATTTTCTGGCATCTCTGGACCGGGCCAAAGCTGAGGGAGAGCACGACGAGCATTACTACAACGCCATTTCTGTCACCACCTCCTACAATCTGGCCCGTCTGTACGAGGCCATGTGTGAATTCCACGAAGCCGAGAAACTCTACAAAAACATCCTCAGAGAGCATCCTAACTATGTGGACT GTTATTTGCGTCTCGGAGCGATGGCTCGCGACAAAGGAAACTTCTACGAAGCCTCTGACTGGTTCAAAGAAGCCCTGCAGATCAATCAG GATCACCCGGACGCCTGGTCCCTGATCGGAAACCTTCACTTGGCCAAACAGGAGTGGGGCCCGGGACAGAAGAAGTTTGAGCGTATCCTGAAGCAGCCGTCCACGCAGAACGACACCTACTCCATGCTGGCTCTGGGAAACGTGTGGCTGCAGACTCTGCATCAGCCCACAAGAGACCGGGAAAAG GAAAAGAGACACCAGGATCGAGCTCTGGCCATTTACAAACAAGTCCTGCGAAACGACGCCAAAAACCTCTACGCTGCCAACGGCATCG GTGCCGTCCTCGCCCACAAGGGCTACTTCAGAGAGGCTCGAGATGTGTTTGCTCAGGTGAGGGAGGCCACAGCGGACATCAGCGACGTCTGGCTGAACCTGGCTCACATCTACGTCGAGCAGAAGCAGTACATCAGCGCCGTGCAGATG TACGAGAACTGCCTGAAGAAGTTTTACAAATACCAGAACACGGAGGTGCTGCTGTACCTGGCGAGGGCGCTCTTCAAGTGTGGGAAACTCCAGGAGTGCAAGCAGATGCTCCTGAAG GCCCGTCACGTGGCGCCCAGCGACACGGTGCTGATGTTCAACGTGGCCCTGGTGCTGCAGAGACTGGCCACGCTCGTGCTGAAAGACGAGAAGAGCAACTTGAAGGCTGTGCTGAGCGCTGTCAAAGAGCTCGAACTGGCTCACAG gTATTTCAGCTACCTCAGCAAGGCCGGAGACAAGATGAGGTTTGACCTCGCTCTTGCTGCATCTGAGGCCAG GCAGTGCTCTGACCTGCTGAGTCAGGCTCAGTACCACGTGGCGAGAGCCAGAAagcaggatgaggaggagaaggagcttCGGGCCaaacaggagcaggagagggacCTGCTGCGCCAGCAGATGTTAAAAGAGCAG GAGGAGAAACGgaacagagaagcagaggaacagaagaagctgctggaGCAGAGAGCTCTGTACGTGGAGAAGACCAAGAACCTGCTCACCTTCGCAGAGGGCTCGAAGGAAATGcccaaagaaaagaagaagggaggcagcggcggcggcggtggacGT CGTAAGAAAGGAGGCGACATGGATGAGTTTGTCAACGACGACTCTGACGAGGACCTGCcggtgaagaagaagaagaagagaaagggcGGAAGCGGCAGCGAGCAGGAGGAGGTCGAGGAcggagagaggaagaagcagaagaggaggag ACCTAAAACAGGAGACGATGACAGCGATGATGAGGAAGGAGGGTCACGACCCAAGAAGCAGCGGAAACCCAAAGAACGCAAGAGGATTGAAAAG CCCCAGCCTGAGCGTCTGCCACCGTCTCTCAAAGGAAAGATCAAGTCCAAGgccatcatctcctcctctgagtcGTCTTCAGATGAGGATGGACTGAAAATAGCTGAAGACAG ACACCAGAGAGACAGTGGTTCAGGGTCTGATGACGAGGGCGGCCACAGGAAGCGCATCGCGTCCGACAGCGACTCGGACGGAGGGAGGAACCGCTCGGGCAGCGAGGCCGGCAGCCCCCGGCGCTCCGTGGGATCCGAGGATGACGACTCCGGCAGCGACCGTCcggtgaagaagaggagggtgcAGCGGCAGTCCGACTCGGAGCAGTCGGACAACGAGAGCAAGAGGAGTCGGTCGGGATCGGACGAGGAGTCCCGGCCCGGTTCGCCTGCCGCGCCGTCAGACCGAGGATCGGACAGGGGATCTGAGGCGGGATCGGACAACGAGGGCTCCCCGCGCCGCTCTGACAACGGCTCTGAACCCGAAGGCTCCAACAACGACGATGACGACAGCGATTAA
- the eif4g2a gene encoding eukaryotic translation initiation factor 4 gamma 2, which yields MLGNIKFIGELGKLNLIHESILHKCIKTLLEKKKRVQLKDMGEDLECLCQIMKTVGPKLDHDKAKSLMDQYFGRMRSLTNNKELPARIRFLLQNMVELRDNNWMPRKAYVDNGPKTINQVRQDAVKDLGVFIPPPADAMRNDFFMDNSSFLPTRMKFDRETIGGLADMFGQMPGISIGTGPGVIQDHYSPTMGRHRTNPLFNGHIGNGNGSHQPQFEAGNKPFIKPNQGQKSPVFNHKQNHSGQMQSKDMASRFGKKGKLNADEISLRPAQSFILNKRQVPKLQPQMTMIPSSAQGSPLGQSPQLGLKTNPPPIQEKPAKSNKKAPPTKEELRKMTETLLTDYLNNKNVDEAVNAVKEMKPPKYFLSEMLNKIVVHSLDRSDEDKENVSALIHALCTEGLVTGENVMQAFLSVLDQCPKIEEEVPLVKSYLAQFAAHVIVADLVSITDLAHQLENGAHFPLFLLCLQQLVKLKDREWLTDLFQQSKVNMQKMLPEIDQNKDRMLEILEGKGLSFLFPLMKLEKELLKQIKVDPSPQSIYKWIKDNISPKLHTDKGFVNILMTSFLQYIAYEINPDDDEEQLAAPTKEQLDEEKQLLLSFKPVMQKFLHDHIDLQVGALYALQVHCNTKAFPKGMLLRYFVNFYDMEIIEEEAFLSWKEDVTQEYPGKGKALFQVNQWLTWLETAEEEESEDEDY from the exons ATGCTGGGCAACATCAAATTCATCGGTGAACTTGGCAAACTCAACCTCATCCACGAATCTATCCTTCATAAGTGCATCAAAACA cttttggagaagaagaagagagtcCAACTCAAGGACATGGGTGAAGATTTGGAATGCCTCTGTCagataatgaaaacagttgGACCTAAGCTTGATCATGACAAGGCTAAG TCTTTGATGGATCAGTACTTTGGCCGCATGCGATCCTTAACGAACAACAAGGAGCTGCCAGCGAGGATTCgtttcctgctgcagaacaTGGTGGAGCTGCGAGACAACAACTGGATGCCTCGCAAGGCTTACGTTGACAACGGACCAAAGACGATCAACCAAGTTCGTCAGGATGCAGTAAAG GATTTGGGtgtttttattcctcctccAGCCGATGCAATGAGGAATGACTTCTTCATGGACAACTCCTCCTTCCTGCCAACGAGGATGAAGTTTGACAGGGAAACTATCGGTGGGCTGGCTGATATGTTTGGGCAGATGCCAG GGATCAGCATTGGTACAGGTCCAGGAGTCATTCAGGACCACTACTCCCCGACCATGGGCCGTCACCGCACAAACCCACTCTTCAACGGCCATATTGGAAATGGCAACGGCTCACACCAGCCTCAGTTTGAAGCAGGAAACAAACCTTTCATAAAACCAAACCAG ggGCAGAAATCACCGGTTTTCAACCATAAACAGAATCACTCAGGGCAGATGCAGTCAAAGGACATGGCTTCACGATTCGGCAAGAAAGGGAAACTCAATGCTGATGAG ATCAGTCTGAGGCCAGCACAGTCCTTCATCCTGAACAAAAGACAAGTGCCaaagctgcagcctcagatgACTATGATTCCTTCAAGTGCCCAAGGTTCCCCTCTGGGACAG TCTCCACAGCTCGGTTTGAAGACCAACCCTCCTCCCATTCAAGAAAAACCTGCCAAGTCCAATAAAAAGGCTCCTCCTACGAAGGAAGAGTTGCGTAAAATGACT GAGACGCTGCTGACGGACTACCTGAACAACAAGAACGTCGACGAGGCAGTGAACGCTGTGAAGGAGATGAAGCCTCCCAAGTACTTTTTGTCTGAGATGCTGAACAAGATCGTGGTTCATTCCCTCGATCGTTCAGATGAGGATAAGGAAAACGTGAGCGCCCTGATCCACGCACTCTGCACCGAGGGCCTCGTCACCGGTGAAAACGTGATGCAG GCCTTTCTGAGTGTTCTGGACCAGTGTCCCAAGATCGAGGAGGAGGTCCCCCTGGTGAAGTCTTACCTGGCTCAGTTTGCAGCGCATGTGATCGTCGCCGACCTGGTCAGCATCACAGATTTGGCCCATCAGCTGGAGAACGGTGCACATTTCCCACTCTTCCTGCTctgcctgcagcagctggtcaAACTGAAGGACCGTGAGTGGCTGACTGACCTGTTCCAGCAGAGCAAGGTCAACATGCAGAAGATGCTGCCTG AAATTGACCAGAACAAGGACAGGATGCTGGAGATCCTGGAGGGCAAAGGGCTCAGCTTTTTGTTCCCGCTGATGAAGCTGGAGAAGGAGCTGCTGAAGCAGATCAAAGTCGACCCGTCTCCACAGTCCATCTACAAGTGGATCAAGGACAACATCTCGCCTAAACTCCACACTGACAAAGGCTTCGTCAACATCCTCATGACCAG TTTCTTGCAGTACATCGCTTACGAGATCAACCCTGACGACGATGAAGAGCAGCTCGCAGCGCCCACTAAGGAACAGCTGGACGAGgagaagcagctgctgctgtctttcaAACCAGTGATGCAGAAATTCCTACACGACCACATCGACCTGCAGGTCGGAGCTCTGTACGCTCTGCAGGTGCACTGCAACACCAAGGCTTTCCCCAAAG gaaTGCTGCTGCGTTACTTTGTGAACTTTTATGACATGGAAATAATTGAAGAAGAAGCCTTCCTCTCATGGAAAGAAGATGTCACCCAGGAGTATCCAGGGAAGGGAAAAGCATTATTTCAG GTGAACCAGTGGCTGACCTGGCTGGAGAccgcagaggaagaggagtcaGAGGATGAAGATTACTGA